CACCATCGGCCTGGTACAGAACGACATCAAGCGCATCATCGCCTATTCCACCATGAGCCAGCTGGGATACATGTTCTTCGCCCTGGGCGTAGGCGCGTATTCCGCCGCCATGTTCCACCTGATGACCCACGCGTTCTTCAAGGCCCTGCTGTTCCTGGGCGCAGGGTCGGTCATCCACGCCCTGTCGGACGAGCAGGACATCCGCAACATGGGCGGCATCTGGAAGAAGATCCCGGTGACATACGTGATGATGTGGATCGGGTCGCTGGCGCTGGCGGGCATTCCGTTCTTCGCCGGATATTATTCAAAGGACATTATTCTCGAGGCGGCGTTCGGAGCGCACTCGGCCGTGGGCCAGTTCGCTTACTGGATCGGCATCGCCGCCGCCGTCATGACCGCGTTCTATTCCTGGCGCTTGCTGATCCTGACGTTCCACGGCAAGCCCCGCGCCGACCGGGAAACCATGGAGCATGTGCACGAATCCCCCCTGATCATGCTGATCCCGCTGTTTGTGCTGGCGGTGGGAGCTGTGCTGTCGGGCTGGTATGCGTACGACTGGTTCGTGGGAGACGATAGATATGAATTTTGGCTCAGCTCTATAGAGCCATTTTGGCTCAGTTCTATAGATCTAAGAAAGTTATCCCAGGGATCTGATATTATAGCGCTTGCGCATCACGTACCCGACTGGGTCAAGCTGTTGCCCACAATCGCTGGTATAACAGGCATCGTGCTGGCGTATCTGCTGTACATAGCCGCACCGAAAGTGCCAGGTATTCTGGCCAGCGTGTTCCGGCCCGTGTACGTGTTCATCTATCGCCGCTGGATGTTTGACGAACTGTACGATCAGATGTTCGTTCGACCCTCGCTCTGGCTGGGCCAAGTGTTCTGGAAGAAGGGCGACGGAGCCATCATCGACGGCCTGGGCCCGGACGGAGTCGCCGCCATGACCCAACGCGCCGCCACCCTCACCAGCCGCCTGCAGACCGGGTACGTATACCACTACGCCTTCGCCATGGTCCTGGGTCTGATCGTCCTGATCGGGTGGTTCTGGTGGTAAAAACCTGCTTTATAAGGAAAGTATCCTGGCTGCACGTCCAGTTCTTGTTGCTGTGATGTGTTCAGCAAAGGCCTCCAGAAGTTCCTGATATTCCCGACCGGTCTGACCCATATCTTCACCAGCGCGGGCAAAAATATAGTCTTTCCATCCCCTCAAAATCTCTGCCAGGGAACAATTCCCCAGAACATGGCTGACAGTGTTGCCAACCTGACCGGAAAGGCAGGAAGTTATTGTGCGCATATGCAATATCTCATTGCCGAGAATGCCGACGCAGAATGGCCGGGTTCCACTAATCCTGAGCGTCATTTCTGTATTGGTCCAGAGCACCCGCCAGGAAGCGTGAACATACAGGGGACCTTTTGACGGGGCCCCTTCAACTTCCAGAAAGTCACAACATTGCACAGGAACAGTTACCCTCGGAGGAGCATCATTTGACGGGAATTTTACCCGCGCACCCTGAAGACCGTGAAGTCTCAGAATGTATGAATTATGCGACATGGAACAATCCTTTATCCCGGAGAAAAAGTGCTATGACCTGTTTTTACTTGCGTCAATAGTTGTCCCGATCAGATGGTTTTATGGGAGATGATACAATGTTCCAGGCATCCATAGAACCCTGGCTGCTTCTGGCCTTTTTTGCAGTGTATTTCCTGATTGCCTTTGTGTGGCGGTCGGTGTGGGTGTGGCGAGAGACGGGCATCAACCCTTACAACTCTGCCGGGCCTGACAATACCCATCGCTTTTCCATGCGGGCGTTTCGTATTCTTTTGGTGGTCCTGACCCTGTGGCTGCTGGCCAGCGCATTGTTCCCTGAACTGCAGGCGTTCGCGGGGCCCATGGAATGGCTGGAGGACCCGGTTCTGACTATCATGGGCTGGATCATGCTTGGTGTTGCCCTGCTGTGGACAGCACTGGCCGAGATTCATATGGGCCGGTCCTGGCGCATCGGCATTGATACAGGCCGCGCCGCAAACCTGGTCACAGACGGCCTGTTCGCCCTGTCGCGCAATCCTGTTTTTCTGGGTATGCGCCTGGGACTGTGTGGCCTGTTTCTGGTCCAGCCCAACGCCCTCACACTGGCCATCGCCGTGGCCGGAGACATCCTGATACAGATCCAGGTCCGGCTGGAGGAGGCGCATCTTCTGAAAATACACGAAGAAAAATACGCGGAATACCGCCACAGCGTCCGGCGCTGGCTCTGACGCCGGAAAGGCCGCGTCATCGTCTGAAATG
The window above is part of the Pseudomonadota bacterium genome. Proteins encoded here:
- a CDS encoding isoprenylcysteine carboxylmethyltransferase family protein; the encoded protein is MFQASIEPWLLLAFFAVYFLIAFVWRSVWVWRETGINPYNSAGPDNTHRFSMRAFRILLVVLTLWLLASALFPELQAFAGPMEWLEDPVLTIMGWIMLGVALLWTALAEIHMGRSWRIGIDTGRAANLVTDGLFALSRNPVFLGMRLGLCGLFLVQPNALTLAIAVAGDILIQIQVRLEEAHLLKIHEEKYAEYRHSVRRWL
- the nuoL gene encoding NADH-quinone oxidoreductase subunit L, whose product is MLPILIVFLPLLAALVAGFGGRLIGDRGAQLVTCSAVLAAAAMSVILFSQTALAGVQAFTIPLLSWVHVGDFRVDWALRIDTLTTVMLVVVTVVSAMVHLYSVGYMSHDPHKPRFMAYLSLFTFAMLMLVTADNLLQMFFGWEGVGVASYLLINFWYTKDSANAASIKAFLVNRVGDFGFALGIMAIFVLFGSVQFDSIFAEAPQLATLTMNFLGVEVHALTVACLLLFMGAMGKSAQLGLHTWLPDAMEGPTPVSALIHAATMVTAGVFMVARLSPLFEYAPVALQVVTVVGALTAFVAATIGLVQNDIKRIIAYSTMSQLGYMFFALGVGAYSAAMFHLMTHAFFKALLFLGAGSVIHALSDEQDIRNMGGIWKKIPVTYVMMWIGSLALAGIPFFAGYYSKDIILEAAFGAHSAVGQFAYWIGIAAAVMTAFYSWRLLILTFHGKPRADRETMEHVHESPLIMLIPLFVLAVGAVLSGWYAYDWFVGDDRYEFWLSSIEPFWLSSIDLRKLSQGSDIIALAHHVPDWVKLLPTIAGITGIVLAYLLYIAAPKVPGILASVFRPVYVFIYRRWMFDELYDQMFVRPSLWLGQVFWKKGDGAIIDGLGPDGVAAMTQRAATLTSRLQTGYVYHYAFAMVLGLIVLIGWFWW